The DNA segment TAATTAGTTGATGAAATATATATCTTATGAATTTTAGTGACCGAATGTGATTTCTGATGGAGCCATTGTTTTATCCTTTCAGGTGAAGACAGTGTCAGAATTAGAAGGGTAAAATAAATTTGCCCTGAAACTATTGATGATTTGCCATTTTAATTCAATAGAATTTTTTTGCATTTGCGGCCTCTGTTGGTTAACTGGTGTTAGAATGACAGAAACCCAAGCCTTCCCTTATAGCTGCTGTTGAGGTCGAACCTTCTGGATGCTCATTCAATCCAGACCCTGAGACCCATCAGGTTATTTATtctatatgttttattttagtCTATTGCATTCCTGATTTTTCCTCCCCTGATTGACCATGATATAACTTTATTCTATTGGTTGCTTCCACAGGAAGCATTAGCTCGTGCCGTGGCAGATGAAATGCAGAAGATTTATCAACATGAATTGGGACCAGAGCCTGTTCCTATATTAGTTCCTGGGCAAGCGATCGATGAAGAAGATGTTAATCCTCATACCTAATTATCTATGATCACTTGAAATTGTTTTCTCAGTTGCCATATGCTGTCAACTGGTCACTTGTgaatcaatattatttttttatatcagaaATATTTCCTTGAGGCGGATCATGGAATAGACGACGAAAATGATGTCCAATGTGAAAGTATTATAGATTCTGAGGAGGCAAATCCAGAGAAGAGGTCATGTATTGTTAAGCTATTCTGTTTTGTACACTGATTTATCTTTtggatttttcttctttttccatATGATGTTCCTACTTTATGCAGGAGATTTTTTCATATTAGATTcctttcttaatttttcttttctctGGAAACCCACAGGCTTCAAAAAACCAAAAGGGTAACAAGAGTTGAATTTAATCGGAGGCTTAGGCAGAAGGAACGATTGAAATTAGAAGCAGAAGCCAAAAAAGCTGGGGTAATCTCACAGGATATTGACAGGTATCTGCTGGACAATTTTCTGCCAATAGTCCTCTAGTTATTcagaattttcaaatattttattaggcTTTCCTTTTTTAAAACAGATTAAGCGACATATTTGAAGAAATAGCTGATGAGGATGAAGAAAAGCATAAGAGAAATATCCGTCGCAATGTTGCTAAACAAGAAAGACTGAAGGCTCGGCCACCACGCATGGGAAAATATAAGTATGCAGCTGTAAATGTGTCATTTCTTAACTTTCTTTGCACCTTTTACATATGCCAGTTGGCATAACTTCATGAACATGGATGCACCCTCTATAGTGTTGGTTCTGTACTTTCAAGCTTTCTGCAAAGCAATGATGCATGAGTTGCACCTAACACTTGTACCCTaagttgtatttatttttgcacCGACATTGTATTCAGCCAGTGCACTGTGTTAGCGAAGAGAAATACACCGAGGCTTAATATTCCAAAACTAAACGTACAAATAAAAATTTGCCACATATGCACTGTAGGACATATGTACATCTTGTACGCTTAATAACAATGGGTATACTCTTTTACGTTATCAAACTTTTAAACATGGAAAACAGACTCAAGCATAATTGTATTTCCTGTTTCAGATTTGAGCCTGCTCCTCTCCAAGTCCTCTTATCCGAGGAGAAAACTGGTTCACTTCGGAAGTTGAAGGTTGGAATTTTTCCCATCTTGATTTTTTGTCGACTTTACAACAAAGAGCCTCCAGTAGTTGTCTGACTTTGTGTTTTGTGTGTTTTGGATTATAGGGCTGTTGCACCCTCGTGCGAGATCGATTCAAGAGCCTCGAGAAAAGAGGGTTGGTTATTCCATCAAAAAAGAGTGGCAGGTTAGTTTGCTTACttatatgattgaatttgtACTGTGTCTGGAGCATGAATTGCTGGCCATGATTGTAATACTGATTTCATATATTTCTTAGTTTTTTGTAGGCATGAAACTGACCTTTTTTGTGCATAGATTTTTGTAGGCATGAAACTGACCTTTTTGTGCATAGATTAGCAAAGCTATAGATATTAATGTTTcttttattgaaatataattgaacgtttatttcaaatgtttgtgTGTTCTCGTCAAGCATTCGAAGGTTCAACGGTTCTGGCAAAAAATTGGCAGTCTTTCCCCTTTATTTTCCCCCTAATGATTAGTTAAATGCTCTGTTTTCTCAATATTAGCTAAATATTTACACAGAAATAAAGTTATGAGCTTGAAGATTAAGTTACTGCGTAGAGTCGTGCTGAAATTTGATGCATTGTCATCTGAGATTACCAGATTGGATTTTAGAAAGTGTTCCAACTTGGATATGATTAGAGCTTCTAATCGCGATACACAAACATGCCACAAGACTCGATTGTGGTATATAATTACGTGCACAGGCCAAGGTGTACTCGCATTTCTAACAAAcgaaaataacataattaatggAAAAACGCAGCATCAACTTGTTTACTCAATGTTTTTAGCAGTTATGAAGGAGGAGTTGTAATCAAGTTCTCTGTGACTGGTATCTGTCCAAGTAATTAGTTTTTTTTCCCTACCCAAGTAATAGTTGAACCATATGAAAAGGGCTATGTTATCCAAAATTttctattaatatatttttcgaaaatatttgcATGCAGGAAGTAAGGTGGTTCCTCGACCAGGAATTGATTCAGGCGTAGTACCAGAATCTGTGATGATTAAATCGGAGCTCTATGAACTATTTGTCGGACacctattttatttgattttacgATGTATTAGAATATCCGTAACACAAaacaagagttttttttttatttaaatacatttaGGGAGTTATTTATATAAGAAAAAGTGTTATATCATTAGTTAATTATTAGACAACTTTAACCTATCTTTTCTTATTTTGTAGAATTTTGTTCTTAAAATTTTGCCTTAATTTTTTTACCccatgaataaaatataaaccaACAAAATGTTTCCCAAGTTTTGGTAGAGATGCATAAAATTTTTGTTAACTTTTTTTCCCCtacaaaatacataaaatattggGGTGTATTAAAATTCGATTTACCAAAATTAATTACTCttactcaaaaataaaatatatatttgtgttatattatttaaaacaatagttttaagtgttgtgaaaaagtaaaaatttacggtaaaaaagtaaaaatctcaaactctcaaaattatcacactacacactttataatatttttctctcaactcaattgtgtttttcttcacaaatgagagatctatttatagaaaatttttacaaataatccaaaaataaaatacatcattacctacatcatcacacactaattttcaatattcaacacctaattttacctaattttcaacattcaacattcacattttcaacacaaatatttaacacatttttaaataatttttcaacactcccccttgtgatgatgatcataatgattgtatacattacgtgtttttatactgcctcgttaaaaaccttactaggaaaaacccattgggataaaaaccatagtaagggaaaaagagtgcagtcacgtaaactccccctcatgttgacacgaacaattcttcacaaatttcgtagattgcgcatcccaatattatatatgtgctttctgaatattgtcgtaggaagtgcctttgtgaagagatctgatgagttttcacttgattgaatgtgacgaacatcaatacatttattcttctcaagctccttggtgaatgcgaagaacttaggaggaatatgtttagttctgtcgctttttatgtatccttctttcatttgagcaacacatgcagcattatcttcatatagtatcacaggcttctcgtcgaatgataatccgcatgagatttggatatgttgagtcattgattttaaccacacacattcacggcttgcttcatgtagtgcaataatctcggcatgatttgatgaagttgttacaagtgtttgtttctgtgaacgccaagaaattgcagtgcctccacgagtaaatacatatccagtttgagaacgtgctttgtgtggatcagataagtatccagcatcggcataaccaattatacttggattagcatcttttgaatacaaaagtcccaagtctgtcgttcctcgtagataacggaatatatgtttaattccgttccaatgtctctttgttggatatgtgctaaatcttgccaataaatttacggcaaaagatatatcaggccttgtacaatttgtaagatacataagggcaccgatagcacttagatatggtacttctggaccaagaatatcttcatcatcttcacatggacggaatggatccttttctatgtttaatgatctaacaaccattggagtacttaaaggatttgatttgtccatattaaaacgtttaaggatcttttctgtataatttgtctggtgaacaaatattccacattctttttgttcaatttgtaaacccagacaatacttggtttttccaagatccttcatttcaaattcttctttcaagtatgacacaacttcttgaatttccttatttgttccaatgatgtttaaatcatcaacatatacagcaataattacgcatccggatgttgttttcttaatgaaaacacaagggcatattgaattatttacatatccctttttcatcaagtgatcacttagcctattataccacattctgccggattgcttcaacccatataatgatcttagtaatttcacagaataacattctctgggttttgaactttgtgcttcaggcatcttaaatccttcagggattttcatatatatattactatcaagtgatccatataagtaggctgtaacaacatccataagacgcatttctaaattttcagatactgccaagctaatcaaataccgaaacgtaattgcatccatcacaggagaatacgtttcttcataatcaattccaggcctttgagaaaaaccttgtgcaacaagtcgagctttatatcttactatttcatttttctcatttcgctttcgaataaaaacccatttgtatccaacaggttttacaccttcaggtgtaaggactataggtccaaaaacattacgtttatttagcgaatccaattcaacctggatggcatctttccattttatccaatcctgccgatttttacattcaccaaaagattttggttcatgatcttcattatcatttatgatgtcgattgccacattataagaaaatatatcatcaatttcttctatatcttttcggttccatatttttccagtattaatataattgatagagatttcatgattctcgtcagtttgtggttctgacaaaacattttcatcatcatgtgtttcttcaggaacatcattctctattttgtgatcattatgtgtttcttcaggaacatcattctctattttgtgatcattgtgtttctctatgaattttctttttcgaggatttttatccttggaaccaactggccttccacgcttcaggcgtttaatgacatcatgactatcttcaatttgtttcttcggaatttcaattcgagcaggggcatttgcagcatgtatatatgatttagttaccccttttgtgtctgcaaatgcatctggtatttgatttgctattctttNTAGTTAAATGCTCTGTTTTCTCAATATTAGCTAAATATTTACACAGAAATAAAGTTATGAGCTTGAAGATTAAGTTACTGCGTAGAGTCGTGCTGAAATTTGATGCATTGTCATCTGAGATTACCAGATTGGATTTTAGAAAGTGTTCCAACTTGGATATGATTAGAGCTTCTAATCGCGATACACAAACATGCCACAAGACTCGATTGTGGTATATAATTACGTGCACAGGCCAAGGTGTACTCGCATTTCTAACAAAcgaaaataacataattaatggAAAAACGCAGCATCAACTTGTTTACTCAATGTTTTTAGCAGTTATGAAGGAGGAGTTGTAATCAAGTTCTCTGTGACTGGTATCTGTCCAAGTAATTAGTTTTTTTTCCCTACCCAAGTAATAGTTGAACCATATGAAAAGGGCTATGTTATCCAAAATTttctattaatatatttttcgaaaatatttgcATGCAGGAAGTAAGGTGGTTCCTCGACCAGGAATTGATTCAGGCGTAGTACCAGAATCTGTGATGATTAAATCGGAGCTCTATGAACTATTTGTCGGACacctattttatttgattttacgatatattagaatatctgtatcacaaaacaagagttttttttatttaaatacattgaGGGAGTTATTTATATAAGAAAAAGTGTTATCTTATTAGTTAATTATTAGACAACTTTAACCTATCTTTTCTTATTTTGTAGAATTTTGTTCTTAAAATTTTGCCTTAATTTTTTTACCccatgaataaaatataaactaACAAAATATTTCCCAAGTTTTGGTAGAGATGCACAAAAATTTTTTCCCCCCtacaaaatacataaaatattggGGTGTATTAAATTTCGATTTACCAAAATTAATTACTCttactcaaaaataaaatatatatttgtattgtattatttaaaacaaaagttttaagaatatttttttattttaaaactttaatatttttgcaacataaaaattttaaattttaaaatttttatagatCAATAAATATCAGATTAAACAAACTACTGTTCAATCTTAATTTGATTCAATTGActattgaaattaaaacaaatttatttgttCTGCCAAAATTCAAGTTGTATTatgatttatattaattaaagaatgattttactattattattatataagataaaaattatgattaaatcttaaaatataattattataatagttatgtagattttgataattaaataaaatttaatattaataattaattagaaaaaaaagtaagttgaaatataattaataaattttggaGTGttctaaatatattaataataaagaaaatctGCGCCAAACACagccttaaaattttcgaatttccGAGGGTATAAAAAACCGAGAGGATCGATTTGTCTCTGGATCTGGCAGGCGTCCAATACTACTGGGTGTTCGTGACAGCCCTTCAACTCGCATCATGCGCACATTAGCAACCACCATACGCTCTGTGAGTCCAGCTAAgcttctgaaatttttgaacaTCGGCCGTTCGATGTCCGATTATTGCTGTTTCGTACTATTGTTTCGACATTTTTCTCATCTTTTGGGGTTTTATGACTGCAATGCAGCATTTTTACAGAAGAAACCCAGTGAATTTGCAATCTCGGAATTTTTCTTCATCTTATAAAGGAGGTACGTACATGGTGTTTTACGTTTTTTTCTAGTTTTTTTCGGCTTATTGAAGATGGAATTGATCCACCAATTTTGTGATTGTAATCCATTTTGACTTGGATCCCTTTTACGGCCTTTCGCTAAGCAATTATCATTTGAGGTTTTAAGGTTTGTATTGCCTTGCTTGTTAATTGCTGAATCTTGTGTTAATTTCACAGTATGTGTTCCTCTTTCTGTAACGTGGTTTCAGCTTCTTATGTGCGACTGATTTTGGAAAGAAATTTGTGACTGGTATGGACTCGATTAGTACTTGTCAACCCAAAATTTCTATTCGTGGGACTTACATTGGTGCCACTGCAAAGTTACTCTTTAAAATTCAGTTTTAACTTTTAACCAAGAGTCAAAGAGGAAATGTGCAATGCCTTTCAATGAATGGATATGAGCTTTAAAGACTGTAGTTCTGGCGTTAGAAAAGATGCCTCAGGGTTTCACATACTACCGGACTTTTTATCTACGAACCTCCATTAACCATTTGAATGTTGATTGTTTCACCGTGTTGAACTTCTCTAACATTTTCTGTATTCAGGTTGACTTATCCTTTTACACATTCTTAAGtgttgtggttttttttttcaacttttgaTTGTTATTTTATCCCTTTCATTATGTTTTTGTTCTTTCTTCTTTGGCATTTGGTGGTGTGGTTTGAATGGGGTAAATGTTTACTAgtatgtttgcatttatttcagGGCGAAATTAATTGGATTTTGTATCtatatattttctttgtttATGAAAAAACAAATCATGACCTCGCTGTAGATGAAAGATCAATTGAAGAGGACGCAGAAAGAAAGGTAGGATGGCTGTTGAAACTAATATTCGCTGGCACTGCAACAGCTGTGGGCTATCAGTTGTTTCCGTACATGGGTATGATCGATCAATCAAATCCGATTTAGCATTTTATATTAATGACAATCTCCGATGTTCATGTTTCCAATCTTCTGTAGGTGATAATTTGATGCAGCAGTCTGTATCACTTTTACAAGTGAAGGATCCATTGTTTAAAAGAATGGGAGCATCAAGATTAGCTCGATTTGCTATAGATGGTATTATATTTCTGGAGGTGTTTAATAACATGCTAATGTGAACTTTTTAGGATAGAGTGCCAAGTCGGAGGTCTTTATTGGctacataaaaaattatgagGCAACTTGAATTTCTGTGAATAAGTTGTGTCCGtcaaaaatcttaaaatttttgCACAAGATCTTCCACTTACAGCTTGAAAGATAACTTTTACATTTCATCTCCCCATCATACAAGGTTCTAACTAGCATCTAGTGCTGAAAGAATGAGAATTCCACTTCTTCTCATGATGCAGAGAGACCTGCAAAATGAAAGACTCACAATTTGAAAAACTGTACACCTAAGTATTAAAGTTAAAAGTAGGATGTCAAGCTGGCATTTTGCGCTCTGTGCACATCAAGCTGTAATTATGAACCCTGCAGAGAGGGATAATACGTGTCTCGATCGTGGAGACTGATTTCCTTGATCTTTGCTTGACAGCTTAATTTTAAAGAACTGCTTTGTTATGATGGTCCTTATCTTCTTCCCTTTTGATTACCAGACAAAAGAAGAATGAAAATAGTTGAAATGGGTGGAGCTCAGGAGCTTGTAAATATGTTAGGGTCTGCCAAAGATGATCGAACTCGAAAAGAAGCATTGAAGGCTCTTGTTGCCATCTCAAAGTCAGGTCAGACCTCACTATTCTGTTGTGCATTTTGATTTTGGAACGATCAAGCATGGGGGGAACTCCACATCATTGGTAGAATTGAATATGGAATTTTCTCTGAGCGTAGACATTGAATTTTCGCTAAAAAAAACATGCTTGGGAGTATAAAACACATTTCCCTTGTACATCCGAGTCTCTGGAAAAAAAGCTCTCGTGCTCGGAGTTTCCTCTCTGTTGTCTAGGAATTCAAACAGGGTTTCTGTAGGTTGCTGGAAAAGAATTTTGCATTGAATATGAAAATTGGAGCACCGTTCAACTTAATCCACTTTTTTCTCTGTATGTCCAACACTCTGCATACTTTGCCATCACTGAAAAGccttaaattatttttcttgctGCAATTTCAAAGCGTCCCATTATAGTAACTGTGTCGAGGATCTATGGGTTCTACCCCTTTTACTAAATAGAACATGTACTGATTTTGACTACCGAAAGAAACAAAATGCAGATGCCAAAATTATGTGTTAGCAAAGGTTGCTGAATGATGTGTTGAGATATTGCTATATAAACTTAATTGCCTTAAATCTGCGTTTCTGTTGGTACCAGGCATGTATTTTAtcagaatttttttcattacacGATGTTGGAAGAAAACAGAGGGAGGTATTTCACACTGTAGACTGTTTAACATTAGAAAGAGAATCCAGGTGTTGCCCTAGAATTTAAAGCAGTGGAATCTAGCTCCTTCTCTTTCTCTCTTTTTGTTACCAAAATCAGAGACGGGTGGAAGTGATTGATTCAGAGATGATGCAGATCATGAGCATGAGTTCGAGCATTCTTTAACGCTATTCTACTTGATAGATACTTAATTGTGATTTATTGTCGCTTTTATGACACCTGAACATCTTGGGAGCCATCCCCAGTTTTGTCTTTTCTTTTGTAGT comes from the Primulina huaijiensis isolate GDHJ02 chromosome 8, ASM1229523v2, whole genome shotgun sequence genome and includes:
- the LOC140983600 gene encoding ribosome biogenesis protein NOP53-like, with protein sequence MGKKAKSSRKGKKAWRANISTEDFEDYFEKSTKDALSGGSLADIPGDSLYFVDKSRDLSVKRKIEKRREKVLHCDSVLQRNPFVQPVPSSIQKKKKSKKSGKAIQTDEADAEDCSKNETAADSSIVDLWGEKGEDSVRIRRKPKPSLIAAVEVEPSGCSFNPDPETHQEALARAVADEMQKIYQHELGPEPVPILVPGQAIDEEDKYFLEADHGIDDENDVQCESIIDSEEANPEKRLQKTKRVTRVEFNRRLRQKERLKLEAEAKKAGVISQDIDRLSDIFEEIADEDEEKHKRNIRRNVAKQERLKARPPRMGKYKFEPAPLQVLLSEEKTGSLRKLKGCCTLVRDRFKSLEKRGLVIPSKKSGRK
- the LOC140982274 gene encoding uncharacterized protein isoform X1 translates to MRTLATTIRSHFYRRNPVNLQSRNFSSSYKGDERSIEEDAERKVGWLLKLIFAGTATAVGYQLFPYMGDNLMQQSVSLLQVKDPLFKRMGASRLARFAIDDKRRMKIVEMGGAQELVNMLGSAKDDRTRKEALKALVAISKSDEAAGALHEAGAIPIIRSTPDSVEYTEIENYKSNLLTRFRDLRHDIPS
- the LOC140982274 gene encoding uncharacterized protein isoform X2 — encoded protein: MRTLATTIRSHFYRRNPVNLQSRNFSSSYKGGTSIEEDAERKVGWLLKLIFAGTATAVGYQLFPYMGDNLMQQSVSLLQVKDPLFKRMGASRLARFAIDDKRRMKIVEMGGAQELVNMLGSAKDDRTRKEALKALVAISKSDEAAGALHEAGAIPIIRSTPDSVEYTEIENYKSNLLTRFRDLRHDIPS